The following proteins are encoded in a genomic region of Phragmites australis chromosome 9, lpPhrAust1.1, whole genome shotgun sequence:
- the LOC133929052 gene encoding uncharacterized protein At4g08330, chloroplastic-like, giving the protein MARALADRSSSTKDVAYSCGYCGNALNLSSSTRNTANIGSKYGKQIRKGVVSFFAIDDSRFTQTDEVSCMPYFHSSRSWGFFRKRTRLLCRKCGVHIGNAYEDDDSTLYDGSDDPHMSPKGRSMSTRKKYVIKINALQPSSDNSGALFSP; this is encoded by the exons ATGGCGAGGGCCCTCGCCGACAGGAGTTCCTCGACCAAGGACGTCGCCTACAG TTGTGGATACTGCGGCAATGCGTTAAACTTGAGCTCCTCGACACGCAACACAGCGAACATTGGATCCAAGTATGGCAAGCAGATCAGGAAAGGTGTTGTCTCATTCTTTGCAATTGATGACAGTCGTTTTACACAAACCGATGAAGTGAGTTGCATGCCCTACTTCCATTCAAGCCGTTCCTGGGGTTTCTTCAGAAAGAGGACACGCTTGCTCTGCCGGAAGTGTGGTGTTCATATTGGTAATGCTTATGAGGATGATGATTCCACCTTGTATGACGGCTCAGATGACCCGCACATGAGCCCCAAGGGCAGAAGCATGTCAACTCGGAAGAAATATGTTATCAAGATCAATGCACTGCAGCCCTCATCAGACAACTCTGGTGCTCTCTTCTCTCCGTGA